The DNA region CGAGGATGGCGAGACCATGGACGCGGACGGCCTGTTCGTGGCCATCGGCGAAGCCTCATCCTCCGACTTCGCCTACACCCTGGGCATCGAGCGCAAGGGCGTTTTCCTGGTGGCGGACGACAAAAAGGCCACCAACATCCCGGGCGTGTTCGCTGCCGGCGACTGCCTGGGCGGTTTCCTGCAGATCAGTGTGGCCGTGGGCGAAGGCGCCGTGGCCGCCAAGTCCGCCATAGGCTACGTCAAGAAGGAATGCGCCGACATGGAGACGACCTGAGCATAAGCTTCGGATTCTATAGAAGGTCTGTTGACAGCCCCGCCGAATTGGGCTATGTATCTCTGCTCTTTTAATGATTAAAAGGGCCTATAGCTCAGTTGGCAGAGCCACCGGCTCATAACCGGCAGGTCCCAGGTTCGAATCCTGGTAGGCCCACCAGAAGGATGAATCATTGCAAGGGTTCGAAAAACCTTCGCTCCAATCCGCCGCCTGGCGGTTAGACTATTGTTGATGCTCCTTGGGAGACTTCCCTGAGGAGCATCTTCTTTTGGGTGCCATGAAACTGAATGAAATTATCCGCGTTATCGAGGAAACTGCGCCACTTTCCGCGCAGGCCCCGTGGGACAAGTCCGGCGTCCAGATCCCCGGCTCGGCCGAACGATCCAGGGACACACGCACCGTGGCCGTCACCCTGGACCCCACGCCGGCTGCCATAGCCCGCTGCATTGATGAAAACGCCGACCTCATTCTCACCCACCACCCCCTGGCCATCGAGCCCAAATTTCTGAGTGAAGCCGGACCGTACCTCGAAACCGTCCGCCTCGTGCTCGGCTCCGGGGCCGCACTCTACGCCTCGCACACCTCCCTGGACGCCAACCTCAACGGCCCGGCCGGATGGCTGGCGCGGGAGCTCTCCCTGCAGAACGTCCAGCCCCTGGAAACCACCCGCCGCGTGCACACCCGCGGGGCAGTCTTTCCGGTCAGCCCGGAGGACGAGCCCAACATGGAGCGCTGGCAGCGCCTGCCCGGCGTGGTAGACGTCCAGTTCCTCGACGACGGTGCCGGTTCCGGCGAGTGCTTCCTGCTGCATGAGGAGGACGCCTGGAACGAGATCCGCGCCGTAGTCGCCGCGGACCTTGCCGACATGTCTGCCTTCAACATGGTGGATACGGCCTTCGAGGACGCCGTCTACGGCATCGGCCAGGTGGGCGACCTGCCCCAGCCCCTGGCCTGGAACGAATTTTCCGAGCGCATCGCCGGCCATGTCGGCAGCGCCGTGATGGTGGGCATGGTTCCACCCCACCATCCTATTCCCGACACGGTGTCCCGGGTGGCCATCTGTCCCGGCTCCGGATCGTCGCTCGCCCAGGCGGCGCGATCCCGCAACGCGGACATTCTGATCACCGGGGATGTCAAATACCACGTGGCCCTGGAAGCCCCCCTGCCCATGGTGGATGTGGGGCACTTCTGTCTGGAGGAGGAGATGATGCGCCGATTCGCCTCCCTTCTGGCGGAAGGCCTGGCCGCTTTGAATCCCAAGGTCCGGGTCGTATTCGTCCCGGGATATGAGCCGCGCACGCTGCTCGGCTCCGCGTCCGGCGCATAACCCGCGCTGGCCGCGCAACCTGGAGCGACCCCGCTCCGGCACTTTTTCGTGTGACCGAGGAGGCAACACAGTGAGTATCTACCTGAAGCAAATTGAACAGCTCGTCGCCCTGCAGCGGGTGGACAGTGAGATCATACTCCTCAAAGAGGAGCTGGAGAGCGCACCCAAGGAAGTGGAGCAGTTGGAGCAGGACTACTCCCAGTTCCGCGAGCGCAAGGAGCAGATCCTCGAGAAGATCGACTACCTGCAGTCGCAGCAGAAGCGGCTCGATGGCGAGATCTCCGACGACGACCTGAAGATCAAGAAGTCCAAGAACAAGCTCATGATGGCGTCCAACACCAAAGAGTACCACGCCATGATGCGCGAGATGGACAACATCGAAAAGCTCAACCGCATGCGCGAAGAAGAGCGCATGGCCCTGGTGGAAGAGCTGGAGCGCCAGCGCGCCGCCCTGGAAGAGGTGGAATCCGAGTCCTCCTCGCTCAAGGAGAATCTGGACGAGAAACAGTCCACCCTGGAGCAGCGCGTGGAAGAGATCGAGGCGCGCCTGGCCGTGCTGGACAAGCAGCGCAAGGCCGCCGGTCAGCACGTGCCCGCGCCGGTCCTGGGCCGCTACGAGTTCATCCGCTCCCGCCTGGCCGCGCCGGTCATTGTCCCGGTCATGGAAGGCGTCTGCTCGGGCTGCAACATCGCCATCCCGCCGCAGAGCTTCATCGAGCTGCAAAAGGGCCAGCAGATCCTCAACTGCCCCAACTGCCAGCGCCTCATCTACTGGTGCGAGCACTTCGAGGAAAGCCACGAGCCTGTTCCCGGCAAGCCCCAGGCCGCGCCAAAGACGCACAAGGAAGCCGCCGAGGAAGCCGAGTAGAGTTTTATAAAAAGATTAACGTCTTGCGAGAGGGACACCCTTTAAAAAGGGTTCTCCCTCTCGCGCTCTCCCTTCCTAAACTTTTTGATGGGCTCTCTGTCAGGTCTTCAATTTCCAATTAAAAATCTTTGGAAATGTAGGGCCAATGTTGCGCATCCCTTTCTTCCAGAAAGGTTTGCCCCAGCCCCATTGTAAAAGTCTTTGACGTGCATTTGATCAGGCCTTATCTGCTTGATCGGGAGTCGGACGGGTCGTCGCTTTGGGCGCTTGCGCCCCGAGAGGAAAGTCCGGGCTCCGCAGGGCAGGACGCTGGGTAACGCCCAGGGGGAGTGATCCCCGGACAGTGCCACAGAAAACAGACCGCCTGGGCGGCACACAGCCGCGCAGGTAAGGGTGAAACGGTGGGGTAAGAGCCCACCAGTTGTCGTGGCGACACGGCAAGCTTGGTAAACCCCGTCCGGAGCAAGACCAAATAGGGGGGCGTTCGAGGTCGGCCCGGCCGAAGCCCCCGGGTAGGTTGCTAGAGACCCGGAGTAATCCGGGCCCCAGAGGAATGGCGGCCACCCGCCCTTGCGGCGGGTACAGAACCCGGCTTACAGTCCGGCTCCCATCTTTTCTTCGAGATCCAAAGCATGACAGCACGAGCGTCCACAACATGGGCCGTGATCCTGGCCGCAGGCAGCGGCACCCGCATGGGTGGCGATCGGCCCAAGCAGTTCCTCACCCTGGACGGCGCGCCCCTGTTCTGGCGCTCTGCCGAGACCTTCTCGCATATCCCGGACCTGGCTGGCATTGTCTTTGTTTTTCCCCCGGCCATGCTGGACGAAAGCGCGCGCATGGTGGAGGAGCTGACGGCGTCGCGTCCCCTGGGCCTGCCGTGGCTGACCACGGCCGGCGGTGAACGCCGCCAGGACTCCGTGGCCAACGGGCTTGCCGCCCTGCCCAAGGAGTGCGGCCGGGTGCTGATCCACGACTCGGCGCGGCCCTTCTTCTCGGCCGGGCTCGCAACGCGGCTCATCGACGCTTTGGATGAGGAAACCCCAGCGGCCATCCCGGCCGTGGCCGTGACCGACACCATCAAGGAATGCGAGTCCGGATGTGTGACGCGCACCCTGGACCGCAGCCGCCTCGTAAGCGTGCAGACGCCGCAGGCCTTTTTGCGCGACGTTCTGGAAGCGGCGCACGCCCTGGCCGTGGAAAAGAGTCTGCAAGCCACGGACGACGCCTCCCTGGTGGAGGCCTTGGGCAGGCCCGTGGCCATCGTGGACGGCGAGCAGGCCAACGTGAAGATCACCAACCCCGAGGACGTGAGGCTCCTGCAAAAGGAGGCGGCCATGATTCCGGTCACCGGATTCGGCTACGATGTGCACAAGTACGGCTCCGGCCGGCCCATGGTGCTGGGCGGCGTGCCCATCCAGGGCGGGCCCGAGGTGGTGGCCCACTCCGACGGCGACGTGGTGCTCCACGCCCTGACCGACGCCCTGCTCGGCTGCATGGGCGGCGGCGACATCGGCCAGCGCTTCCCGGATAACGATCCCCGCTTCGAAGGCATGGAGTCCTCCTTCTTCCTGCGCGAGGTGCTGGAGGACGTCCGCCGCACCGGTATCGAGATTGTCCATGCGGACTTGACGATCATCGCGCAAATCCCCAAAGTGGGACCGCACCGCGAACGAATCGCCAAGAACATTGCCGCACTGCTCGCCCTGCCCCCGGAGCGTGTGGCCGTGAAGGCCACTACGGAGGAGGGCCTCGGCTTCACCGGCCAGAAGCTCGGGATCAAGAGTGTGGCCGTGGTCAGCGCCATACGGCGTAGTTGAGCTCCAGGCGACTCGTCCCCATTACGAGTACGAGGCTACGAGGCTTGCCATGTCCCACTTTTTTTCTTCCCGCCGTACAGTAACCACAACCATTCCCTGCAAGCACTGCGGAACACCGCTGGTGGCGCACCGAGGCTGCCGCGAAGTGACGCTGCGTTGCGAAAAGTGCCGCAAGAGCTATGACATCAAGGAGTACATCCACCTCATGGATGACGCTCTGGAGTCGTTCCTGGACCAGGCTTTCTGCGACCGCATTTGAGCGCATATTTCCGGCGGGCCGTCTTGTCAGGCGCTCCGCCTGGTGCTACCAATATGGAATCAAACCCGATTCCAATGCCCATTGAATAAGGAGCCCAGCGACCATGAAAGTCGAACAGATTTCCATCTTCCTGGAGAACAAAGCGGGCCGTCTGGCCGAGGTCACCCGCATTCTTGCGGAGAACAAGATTAATATCCGCGCACTCTCCCTGGCGGACACCTCTGATTTCGGCATCCTGCGCCTCATTGTTTCCGATACGCAGAAAGCCCGAGAGGCCCTGAAGGAGAACGGCTTCACCGTGGGGCGCACCACCGTGGTCGCCGTGGAAGTGCCCGACCACCCCGGCGGACTCGCTCACATCCTGGAAGTTCTCTCCACCCAGGGCGTCAACGTGGAGTACATGTACGCCTTCGTGAATCAGAGCGGCAAGAACGCCATCCTCATCTTCCGCTTTGATCGCACCGACCAGGCCATCGAGACGCTTGAGCAGAACAACATCAAGGTCGTGCCCGGCGACACCGTGTACAGCCTGTAGCCACGGACCTGACTAACAATGAGAAAGGCCGCTCCCGGATGGGGGCGGCCTTTTTAGTGTGGTATGGATATCGTGGAGTAACAGGCTGGCGCGCCGTCCGCCCTCAGGCCATATTTTGCGACGGCTTCCGCATCCTGGCCGGGTTGCCCATCACCGTGGCGCCGTCCGGCACATCACGTGTGACCACGCTGCCGGCTCCCACAATGGCGTCGTCGCCTATGGTCACGCCGGGCAGAATGATGGCTCCCGATCCGATCCAGACGTTTGCGCCGATGCGCACGGGCCTGCCGCACTCCAGACCCTGCCGGCGCAGCGCCGGGTCGCGCGGGTGGTCCGCCGTGAGCAACTGCACGCATGTACCGATCTGCGCGCCCTGGCCCACCTCGATAGCCGCGACATCCAGAAACACGCAGCCAAAGTTAGCGAACACGCCATCAGCAAGGTGGATGTTATAGCCGTAGTCGCAGTAGAACGGTGGCCGCAGCACCACGTCCTTGCCCACGGAACCGAGCAGATCGGCAAGGATGGCGGCGCGCTGCGCCGCGTCTCCGGCAGCCGTGTCGTTGTATGCGGAGAACAGACGCTCGGCGCGCAAAACATCGGCGGCGATCTCCGGGCCTGATGCGCGGTACAGTTCGCCCGCAAGCATCTTCTCCTTCTCGCTACGGCCGTCATGCTTCTGCATGGGCCCTCTCCTTCCCATCCAGGGCAGCGCTCCGACGGCTGCTCTCCTCGTACACGGCCTACACCAGCATGTCGGCCATGCCGTAAAGCTTGCCTGGAGCCTGGTTCACGATCCACTTAGCGGCGCGAAGCGCACCCTGGGCAAAGGTCTCGCGCGAGTGCGCCTGGTGCGTCACCTCGATGCGCTCGCCGGGTCCAAGAAAGTAGACAGTGTGCACGCCAACGACGTCGCCGCCGCGGATGGTTTGCACACCGATTTCCTTTTCCGGACGCGCGCCGATGATGCCCTCGCGGCAGTACGTTCCCGTATCGGAGAGCTTCCAGCCCCGCGCCTCGGCCAGGCACTCGGCCAGCTTCAGGGCCGTGCCGCTGGGCGCGTCCTTCTTCTTGTTGTGGTGCAGCTCCACCATCTCCATGTCATAGGCCTCGCCCAGCAGCTCCACGAGCTGCGGCAGCACCTTCAGCAGCACGTTCACGCCCACGCTCATGTTCGGAGCCCAGAAGATGGGCGCGGAGGCGGCCGACTCCTCCATGACCTTCTGCTGCTCCACGGTGAGGCCGGTGGTCCCGGCCACCAGCGGATTGCCGTGCGCGGCGCACGCCTTGGCCGAGCGGATGGTGCTCTCAGGCGCCGTGAAGTCGATAACCACCGCACCCGGCAGCTTGGTCAGGACATCGTCCAGATCGGACGACACCAGACAGTCGTAGCCCTGGAGTTCCTCCACGGTGCCCGGCCGTTCCACAACGGCGGCGAGCGTAAGATCCGGATCCTCTTGCACCAGCCCGGCGATGGTCGAGCCCATGCGCCCCTTCGCACCCGTGACGATGATGGTAGCGGACATCTGCGCCTCCCTCGTGTTTGTATGTCTATTCCGTATGTTACTTTCCAATCAGACGCAAAAACTCATCCGCGCTTAGGCGCGGTATCTCCAGCTTTTCCGCCTTGTCCAGCTTGCTTTGGCCGGGCTTCTCGCCCACCACGATCATGTCCAGATTCTTGGACACAGAGGATGCGGCTTCGCCCCCGGCATCAAGCACGGCCTGCTTGGCCTCGTCGCGCGTCAGGCCGGGAACAGCTCCCGTGACCAACACCTTCTTGCCGGCCAGGGGCCCTTCGGAAGGCGCTTGAGAGGGCTCGGGCAGATCGGTCTCCGGCCACAGCCCGACCTCGCGCAGCCGCTCCAGAAGCTCGTGGTTGCTCGTGTTGGTGAAGAACGCCCGTAGCGATGCGGCCACCTCGGGCCCGATGTCCGGCAGCTCCTGCAACGGATCGGCCTCGCCATTGGCCAGCTCGCGCGAGGCCTCGGCCATGAGCGCGTCCATGTTGCGGTAGTACGTGGCCAGAGTCCGCGCCGTCTGTTCACCCACCAGCCGGATGCCCAGCGCGGCGATGAGCCTGCGCATGGGCGCCTCCTTGGAGGCCTCGATGCTGTCGATAATCTTTTCCGCAAGGATCTCGCCCATGCGGTCCATCTTCACGAGCTCGTTCTTTTCCAGCGAGAACAGGTCGGCCGGGGACTTCACCATGCCGGAGTCGACAAACTGCTCCACCCACTTCCTGCCCAGGCCTTCCATGTCCAGCCCGGCCTTGGATACGAAATAAATGAGCCGTTGCTTGCGCACGGCCGGGCAGGCGATGTTGGGGCAGCGCCACGCCGCCTCACCGGGCAGGCGCACGGCCTCGGCCCCGCACTCCGGGCAGTACTTGGGAAAAACAAACTCCTTTTCCGCGCCGGTGCGCTTGTCCTTGAGCGGTCGAACCACCTCGGGGATCACGTCCCCGGCGCGCTGGACCACGACCTGGTCGCCGATCATCAGCTCCTTGGCGCGAATCTCGTCCTCGTTGTGCAGGGTGGCGCGGGAGACCGTGACCCCGGCCAGGGAGACGGGCTCCAGGATGGCCACCGGGGTGAGCGCACCGGTGCGGCCCACCTGCACGCGAATATCCTTGAGCGTAGTCACGCCCTGATACGCCGGAAACTTGAGCGCGAGAGCCCAACGCGGCGCGCGGGCCGTGGCGCCCAGGGCGTCCTGCATGCTGCGGTCGTTCAGCTTGGCCACGGTGCCGTCGATCTCGAAAGGCAGAGACTCCCGCGCCTCGGACAGCTCGGCATAGGCGTCCTCCACCTCTGCCGGAGTGCTGCACAGCCGGCAGCGCGGCGGGATGGTGAAGCCGTACTCGGCCAGGCCGAGCATGAGCTTTTCCTGCGTGGACCAGTCCGGGGCGGTCACGCCTGCAGGCCACTCCACGCGGCCTACGCCATAGGCGATGAACTTGAGGGGACGTTGCGCCGTGATGCGCGAATCGAGTTGGCGCAGGGAGCCGGCCGCGGCGTTGCGCGGGTTGGCGAAGACCTTGCCGCCCTCCTCCAGCTGGCGGGCGTTCATGGCCTCGAACTCCTTGCGGTCCATGAGCATCTCGCCGCGCACATCCAGAACGGTCGGCGCAGGCATATCTTCGCGGAAATGCAATGCCAGCGGCAGGTTGCGCACTGTGCGCACGTTTTCGGTGACATTCTCGCCCACCTCGCCGTCGCCGCGGGTCGCACCAACCGTAAGCTGCCCATTTTCGTAGACGACCTCAGTGGCCAGACCGTCCATCTTGGGGTCCACCCAGAAGGGCAGTGCGCTGGTGTCCACGCCCGGCAGAAGGCGTCCCAGGCGATCGACAAAATTACGGAAATCTTCAACTGAAAAGCCGTTGTCCAGGCTGAACATGGGCAGTGCGTGGGTGTACTGCTCAAAGGAATCCAGCGGCGCGCCGCCCACGCGTTTGGTCGGGGAGTTCGGGTCGTCCAGCTCCGGGTGCTCCGCCTCCAACTGCTTGAGCTCGGCAAACAGCGCGTCGTACTCCGGGTCGGACAGCACTGGTGCGTCCAGCACGTAGTACAGCCGGTCATTTTCAGCTATCTGGCGGCGCAGCTCCTGCACCCGCTCCTGCAAATCATTCGCCGTACGTTCCTCGGTCACTCCCTGCTCCTTACAATCTATCGCGATCCAGTCGTTGCAACTTCCAGTTCGTCAGCTCATCCTGGTAGCGCGGACCCAGGCGCGTGGCAAGATAGTCCGCTTCTACCCGGGCTGCCGTGTCCATAAATCCGTCCACGGTCCTGGCCGTAGAATGGTACGTGTGGCGGATTGTTACCTGATGATCCACCACCAGCCGATAGCCTGCCTCGGCAATACGCCGGCTGAGGATAAGGTCCACACCGTAGCCGTAGGGATTGTCCCCGCAGTCCACGCCCCCGGCCGCACGTAACGCGGCGAGATCGAACATGGGAGCGATGCCGTCGATAAGGGCGACCTCACTCATCTGCAGGCGCGGATCGGCGGTCATCTGCGGGTGGTACGGGCTGCGCAGCACAGCCGGCGCCCAGCACCCCACCGGGGTTCCCGGCCCGCGCGACGATGTCTCCATGCGTTCCAGCCTGGCCAGGGCCTTGCCAATGTACGGCGGATCGGAGGCAAAGAGAATGTCGTTGTTCAGGAACCACAGCTTCTCCACGCCCATGTCGCCGAAGACCTGCACGGCATAGGCCAGGGCTCCGGCCCAGTAGATGTTCTGCGGAAGCCGTCGCCAGGCGCGCTCATAGGGCAACGGGGCCGCGTTGTCGAGCACGAAGATGCGTTCCGCCCACTCCAGATCAGCGGCCAGGAGCTGGTCGTGCACGCGGGCTGTCAGCGCCGGATTGCCGTAGTGCAGGATAACGAGCGCAAATTGCGATGTTTCCATACGTTGCAGGGGTTCCTTGATAAAAACGGTAAACGGCGTACTATAAAATTAGCGGTCGCAGCACGACTCAGCACCTCGAACAGCACCAAAAGACTGGAGCTTTCAACGCCACTGCGGCACAGGCAACACAGGTCTCATACATGGCAGATTCCGAGCATATCCCGGCAGCGGCTCCGCCGCAAACGCCAATCTGGAACCCAGCCCTCGCCTATCCGGACGACATTCCCAACGTACTGCAAGAGATGCTGCTGACCGGCAGTGTCGGCACCCTGCATCGCACGGCCATGGCCGGCGCGGCGCTGGGCTGGCGTTCCGGGGATACCGGCATGCACGGCCCGCTGCTGGCCCTGGACATGCTCTCGGCCGCGTGGGAGTCCGATCCGCTCAACCTGATGGCGGCACATCACGTGGTCAAGCTGGCCACGCACCTGGGGTACGGCAGCTCGACGTTGCCGTGCATGCTTGCAGAGTTCCTTTCCCGCGCCGAGGACGAACAGCCCTTCAGCAGCGCCTTTCTTCGCAAGCCGTCGGACGAGCAGCTGGACATCCTGGTGCAGCGGCTTGCCGACAACATCTTCCTGCCGCGGTCGCTGGACATGGCCATCCGTTTGTCCATCGCCATGGGCCAGAAATCGCGGGTGCTGAACTTGCTGAGCCCGGCGTGGCCGCCCTCGCTGCAACCCATCCGGCTGCTGATCCTGGGCCGGGTGCATCACTTTGCCGGCGACCACGAGACCGCCTCTCAGCACTACCGCGTTGCGGACGAGTACCTGGAGGCAGCCGAGGCGGAAGCAAGCCTGGCCATGTGCCTGTACCAGCTGGACCACAAGGACGAGGCCGTCTCGCGCCTCATCAGCGTGCTGCACCGCCGTCCGTGGCATGTGAACCTGCGGCTGATGCTGTACGACGTGATATTCCGCATCCACACGCGCCGCGCGGCAATTCCCAACCGCGTTGCCGTGCTGCTCTACTCCTTCAACAAGGCCGGGGAGCTGGATGCGACCCTGAAACGGGTGTTCGATTCCGAGCTGGCCGGCGCCAAGGTGCACATACTCAACAACGGTTCCAGCGACAGAACCGCGGACATCTGCGCCGCGTGGCTCCGCCGTGTGGGGCCGGACAAGCTCGCGGTCCATTCCACGCCCACCAACATCGGCGCGCCGGCCGCGCGCAACTGGCTGCTCGCCATGGATGAGGTGCGCGGCTGCGAGTTCGTGGCGTTTCTTGATGACGACGCGCAGCCGCCCAAGGACTGGATGCGGCGGCTGATGGCCGCGCAGGAGCTCTATCCGGAGGCCGGCGCGTGGGGCTGCCGCGTGCACGACGCCGGGATGACGCCGTTCACCCAGTCCGTGGACCTGCAACCACGGCCCACATATGGAGAGCCGACAGAGTACCCCGAGGTTTCCGACCTCCACTTGCAAGGGCTCAACCCCGGCTACTTCCAGTACATCCGGCCGGCGCTGTCTGTT from Oceanidesulfovibrio marinus includes:
- a CDS encoding Nif3-like dinuclear metal center hexameric protein, whose amino-acid sequence is MKLNEIIRVIEETAPLSAQAPWDKSGVQIPGSAERSRDTRTVAVTLDPTPAAIARCIDENADLILTHHPLAIEPKFLSEAGPYLETVRLVLGSGAALYASHTSLDANLNGPAGWLARELSLQNVQPLETTRRVHTRGAVFPVSPEDEPNMERWQRLPGVVDVQFLDDGAGSGECFLLHEEDAWNEIRAVVAADLADMSAFNMVDTAFEDAVYGIGQVGDLPQPLAWNEFSERIAGHVGSAVMVGMVPPHHPIPDTVSRVAICPGSGSSLAQAARSRNADILITGDVKYHVALEAPLPMVDVGHFCLEEEMMRRFASLLAEGLAALNPKVRVVFVPGYEPRTLLGSASGA
- a CDS encoding zinc ribbon domain-containing protein, giving the protein MSIYLKQIEQLVALQRVDSEIILLKEELESAPKEVEQLEQDYSQFRERKEQILEKIDYLQSQQKRLDGEISDDDLKIKKSKNKLMMASNTKEYHAMMREMDNIEKLNRMREEERMALVEELERQRAALEEVESESSSLKENLDEKQSTLEQRVEEIEARLAVLDKQRKAAGQHVPAPVLGRYEFIRSRLAAPVIVPVMEGVCSGCNIAIPPQSFIELQKGQQILNCPNCQRLIYWCEHFEESHEPVPGKPQAAPKTHKEAAEEAE
- the ispD gene encoding 2-C-methyl-D-erythritol 4-phosphate cytidylyltransferase, whose protein sequence is MTARASTTWAVILAAGSGTRMGGDRPKQFLTLDGAPLFWRSAETFSHIPDLAGIVFVFPPAMLDESARMVEELTASRPLGLPWLTTAGGERRQDSVANGLAALPKECGRVLIHDSARPFFSAGLATRLIDALDEETPAAIPAVAVTDTIKECESGCVTRTLDRSRLVSVQTPQAFLRDVLEAAHALAVEKSLQATDDASLVEALGRPVAIVDGEQANVKITNPEDVRLLQKEAAMIPVTGFGYDVHKYGSGRPMVLGGVPIQGGPEVVAHSDGDVVLHALTDALLGCMGGGDIGQRFPDNDPRFEGMESSFFLREVLEDVRRTGIEIVHADLTIIAQIPKVGPHRERIAKNIAALLALPPERVAVKATTEEGLGFTGQKLGIKSVAVVSAIRRS
- a CDS encoding dual CXXC motif small (seleno)protein, whose translation is MSHFFSSRRTVTTTIPCKHCGTPLVAHRGCREVTLRCEKCRKSYDIKEYIHLMDDALESFLDQAFCDRI
- a CDS encoding ACT domain-containing protein, with the protein product MKVEQISIFLENKAGRLAEVTRILAENKINIRALSLADTSDFGILRLIVSDTQKAREALKENGFTVGRTTVVAVEVPDHPGGLAHILEVLSTQGVNVEYMYAFVNQSGKNAILIFRFDRTDQAIETLEQNNIKVVPGDTVYSL
- the dapB gene encoding 4-hydroxy-tetrahydrodipicolinate reductase codes for the protein MSATIIVTGAKGRMGSTIAGLVQEDPDLTLAAVVERPGTVEELQGYDCLVSSDLDDVLTKLPGAVVIDFTAPESTIRSAKACAAHGNPLVAGTTGLTVEQQKVMEESAASAPIFWAPNMSVGVNVLLKVLPQLVELLGEAYDMEMVELHHNKKKDAPSGTALKLAECLAEARGWKLSDTGTYCREGIIGARPEKEIGVQTIRGGDVVGVHTVYFLGPGERIEVTHQAHSRETFAQGALRAAKWIVNQAPGKLYGMADMLV
- the ligA gene encoding NAD-dependent DNA ligase LigA; its protein translation is MTEERTANDLQERVQELRRQIAENDRLYYVLDAPVLSDPEYDALFAELKQLEAEHPELDDPNSPTKRVGGAPLDSFEQYTHALPMFSLDNGFSVEDFRNFVDRLGRLLPGVDTSALPFWVDPKMDGLATEVVYENGQLTVGATRGDGEVGENVTENVRTVRNLPLALHFREDMPAPTVLDVRGEMLMDRKEFEAMNARQLEEGGKVFANPRNAAAGSLRQLDSRITAQRPLKFIAYGVGRVEWPAGVTAPDWSTQEKLMLGLAEYGFTIPPRCRLCSTPAEVEDAYAELSEARESLPFEIDGTVAKLNDRSMQDALGATARAPRWALALKFPAYQGVTTLKDIRVQVGRTGALTPVAILEPVSLAGVTVSRATLHNEDEIRAKELMIGDQVVVQRAGDVIPEVVRPLKDKRTGAEKEFVFPKYCPECGAEAVRLPGEAAWRCPNIACPAVRKQRLIYFVSKAGLDMEGLGRKWVEQFVDSGMVKSPADLFSLEKNELVKMDRMGEILAEKIIDSIEASKEAPMRRLIAALGIRLVGEQTARTLATYYRNMDALMAEASRELANGEADPLQELPDIGPEVAASLRAFFTNTSNHELLERLREVGLWPETDLPEPSQAPSEGPLAGKKVLVTGAVPGLTRDEAKQAVLDAGGEAASSVSKNLDMIVVGEKPGQSKLDKAEKLEIPRLSADEFLRLIGK
- a CDS encoding glycosyltransferase, which produces MADSEHIPAAAPPQTPIWNPALAYPDDIPNVLQEMLLTGSVGTLHRTAMAGAALGWRSGDTGMHGPLLALDMLSAAWESDPLNLMAAHHVVKLATHLGYGSSTLPCMLAEFLSRAEDEQPFSSAFLRKPSDEQLDILVQRLADNIFLPRSLDMAIRLSIAMGQKSRVLNLLSPAWPPSLQPIRLLILGRVHHFAGDHETASQHYRVADEYLEAAEAEASLAMCLYQLDHKDEAVSRLISVLHRRPWHVNLRLMLYDVIFRIHTRRAAIPNRVAVLLYSFNKAGELDATLKRVFDSELAGAKVHILNNGSSDRTADICAAWLRRVGPDKLAVHSTPTNIGAPAARNWLLAMDEVRGCEFVAFLDDDAQPPKDWMRRLMAAQELYPEAGAWGCRVHDAGMTPFTQSVDLQPRPTYGEPTEYPEVSDLHLQGLNPGYFQYIRPALSVTGCCHLFPRKSFDIVGGFDLRYSPSQLDDFDLDLRLAEQDTPPVYQGHLGVGHLKRTGVLSETDSKSASNSRGNEKKLHGKYAGERWQNIRRTMISILRADLEEKSERLADLLKS